The following proteins come from a genomic window of Candidatus Bathyarchaeota archaeon:
- a CDS encoding Lrp/AsnC family transcriptional regulator, producing MLNNLFKLKSRKKSSVDEKPFISFILVKIEGELKETIRKLKEIPGIKNIYPVIGEYNLIIQLEVKDKDEVKKCISQIKSIDVIKGTLTLKVKPPAPEACIDVESEIIEAVGETGIVEPKYGGYEIKVLDESMFPWPLIFKLLLEYGFEIWVTQEKNKIVLSCKPTSE from the coding sequence ATGCTAAACAATCTGTTTAAATTAAAATCTAGAAAAAAGTCTTCTGTAGATGAGAAACCGTTTATATCATTTATTTTAGTTAAGATTGAAGGTGAATTAAAAGAAACTATAAGAAAACTTAAGGAGATCCCTGGAATAAAAAATATATACCCTGTTATAGGAGAATATAACTTAATTATTCAACTAGAAGTTAAAGATAAAGATGAAGTTAAAAAATGTATTAGTCAGATTAAAAGTATTGATGTAATTAAGGGAACACTCACCTTAAAGGTAAAACCTCCTGCTCCAGAAGCTTGTATTGATGTTGAATCTGAAATAATAGAGGCTGTTGGAGAAACTGGAATAGTTGAACCAAAGTATGGAGGTTACGAAATTAAAGTACTCGATGAATCTATGTTTCCATGGCCTTTAATATTTAAATTATTACTGGAATACGGTTTTGAAATATGGGTAACTCAAGAAAAAAATAAAATAGTTCTTTCATGCAAACCCACTTCTGAATAG
- a CDS encoding NAD+ synthase, translating to MIEVPKLNFQETVNEITSFIKDVVEKSKAKGVVLGLSGGVDSCVTAVLCVKALGKNGCLGVIMPTSFTPKEDVEDAEFLAQQLGIKIEKVNIDNISESFFKALKVDLEKHRIPAANIRARIRMTILYYYANIENRLVVGTSDKSERLIGYFTKYGDGGVDFMPIAHLYKTQVRELAAYLGLPDRIVNKPSSPQLYPGHKVTDELPLDYDKLDKVLVGLFELKLSPEKIEELTGIPLDKILIVVKRFNETNHKRVIPFFIGKEQQNIKI from the coding sequence TTGATTGAAGTTCCTAAATTAAATTTTCAAGAAACTGTAAATGAAATAACGAGTTTTATTAAGGATGTTGTTGAAAAATCAAAGGCTAAAGGTGTTGTTTTAGGGTTAAGTGGTGGAGTTGATAGTTGTGTAACAGCAGTTTTATGTGTTAAAGCCTTAGGGAAAAACGGTTGTTTAGGTGTTATTATGCCTACAAGTTTTACTCCTAAAGAGGATGTGGAGGATGCTGAATTTTTAGCTCAACAACTTGGGATTAAAATTGAAAAAGTAAATATAGATAATATAAGTGAATCATTCTTTAAAGCTCTTAAAGTTGATTTAGAAAAACATAGGATTCCAGCAGCTAATATTAGAGCTAGGATAAGAATGACTATTCTTTATTATTACGCGAATATAGAGAATAGATTAGTTGTTGGAACAAGCGATAAAAGCGAGAGGCTTATAGGATATTTTACTAAATATGGAGATGGTGGCGTAGACTTTATGCCTATAGCGCATCTTTATAAAACTCAAGTTAGAGAATTAGCTGCTTATTTAGGCTTACCAGATAGAATTGTTAATAAACCTAGTAGTCCTCAACTTTATCCTGGCCACAAAGTTACTGATGAGCTTCCTTTAGATTACGATAAACTAGATAAAGTTTTAGTTGGATTATTTGAGTTAAAACTTTCACCAGAAAAAATTGAAGAATTAACAGGTATTCCATTAGATAAAATTTTAATTGTAGTTAAAAGATTTAATGAAACAAACCATAAAAGGGTTATTCCTTTCTTTATAGGTAAAGAACAACAAAACATTAAAATTTAG